A part of Shewanella sp. Choline-02u-19 genomic DNA contains:
- the fmt gene encoding methionyl-tRNA formyltransferase, translated as MKPLNVIFAGTPDFAARHLQALIESQHNVVAVYTQPDRPAGRGKKLQSSPVKALALENDIPVLQPKSLRDEAAQQELTALNADIMVVVAYGLILPKVVLDTPHLGCINVHGSILPRWRGAAPIQRALWAGDNETGITIMQMDVGLDTGDMLLKTKLTIEDEDTSATLYEKLALQGPDALIGALAALAEDNLPAEKQDESLANYAAKLSKEEARLDWSKSALALWREIRAFNPWPVSHYQHEANTIKVWQSHVSASSTTAAPGTIISADKTGISIATGDGVLTITSMQLPGKKPLSVADILNSRADWFIPGTQLTHKMDDQA; from the coding sequence TTGAAACCATTAAATGTCATTTTTGCGGGCACGCCTGACTTTGCCGCTCGTCACCTTCAAGCACTAATCGAATCGCAGCATAATGTTGTCGCTGTATATACTCAACCCGACCGCCCTGCCGGCCGAGGTAAGAAACTGCAATCGAGTCCAGTAAAGGCGTTGGCACTCGAAAATGACATTCCAGTGCTACAACCCAAATCTTTACGTGATGAAGCAGCGCAACAAGAGCTTACCGCCCTCAATGCAGATATCATGGTCGTTGTTGCCTACGGTTTGATTTTACCTAAAGTGGTACTCGATACTCCACACCTAGGTTGTATTAACGTGCATGGTTCGATATTGCCTCGCTGGCGAGGCGCTGCGCCAATTCAACGCGCTTTGTGGGCGGGAGACAACGAAACTGGCATCACGATTATGCAGATGGATGTTGGTTTAGATACCGGTGATATGCTACTCAAAACTAAGCTCACCATTGAAGATGAAGATACCTCTGCGACTCTATATGAAAAATTAGCATTGCAAGGTCCTGACGCGCTTATTGGAGCACTTGCCGCGCTAGCGGAAGACAACTTACCCGCTGAAAAGCAAGATGAAAGCTTAGCAAATTATGCCGCCAAGCTTTCAAAAGAGGAAGCGCGCTTAGATTGGTCAAAATCAGCACTGGCACTGTGGCGTGAAATCAGAGCCTTTAATCCGTGGCCAGTGAGTCACTATCAGCATGAAGCTAACACCATTAAAGTGTGGCAAAGTCATGTCAGTGCCAGCAGCACCACTGCAGCGCCAGGCACGATTATTTCAGCAGATAAAACCGGTATCAGTATCGCTACTGGTGATGGCGTATTAACCATTACCAGTATGCAACTTCCAGGTAAAAAACCACTCAGTGTGGCCGACATCCTTAACTCTCGAGCAGACTGGTTTATACCAGGCACCCAACTCACTCATAAAATGGACGACCAAGCCTAA